CGCGCCCGCAGGCCCCCCCCGGGGTCGACGCCCGCCGCGCGGGCCCGGACCACGGCGGCGAGGAGCTCCTCGCCGACCCGGTCCTGCTCGGTGGTCGCACCGTCCGGCGCCGCCGGGACCGGCAGGCCCGCCCGCTCGAGGCGCTGGAGCAGCTTGTCGGCGCGGGCGAGGGCGGGCAGGTGCCGCGGGATGCCGTCGACGGGCCCGCGGGCCGGCTTCTCCTGCGCCTTGAGCTCGTCCCAGCGGGCCTGGACCGCCTCGCCGGTGCGCGCCTGCTCGTCGCCGAAGACGTGGGGGTGGCGGCGGCGGAGCTTGGCCGCCAGCGTGCGGGCGACGTCGTCCACGTCGAACGCCCCGCGCCCGGCCGCCACCCGGGCGTGGAAGACGACCTGGAGCAGGACGTCGCCGAGCTCCTCGGCGAGCTCGGCCTCCGCGGCAGGCGTGCCGTCGAGCGCCTCGACCGCGTCGAGCACCTCGTAGGTCTCCTCGACGAGGTAGCGGGTGAGGCTCTCGTGCGTCTGCTCCGCGTCCCACGGGCAGCCGCCCGGGGACCGGAGCCGGTCCATGACAGCGACGACGTCGAGCAGGGCGGCCCCGGGGGCCTCGGCGCTCACCTCAGGCGTCGGCGTCCGGGGCGGGCAGCCAGGGGTGCTCGACCGGGACGATGAGCTGGGCCCCGCCCTCGCTCACCTCGCCGTAGCGGGGGTTGACCTCGAGGTCGTCGACGAGGGCCTGGAACTGCTCCTCGACCTCGGCGGCCAGGGCGGGGTCCTGGGTGATCTCGCCGAGCATGAGGTTGGTCGAGATGAGGCGCAGCGTCGGCTCGGAGTAGATGCCCGTCGGGCGGCCGGCCTCCTCGTCGACGGAGGCGAGGAACTGGCGGGCCTGCACGTCGCCCAGGACGGCGCCGTTCTCCCGCGCGATGGACTCCACCGTGTCGCCGACCGCGAGGAAGGTGAGCACCTGCGCAGGGGCGACGGGCTGGCCGTTGCTCACCTCGAGCGGCAGCTCCTCCAGCACGGTGGCCACGTCGGCCTGGGTGACGACCGTCTCGCCGTCCACGAGCGCCGCGGCCGACGGGTCGCCGAGCGCGGAGCACGCGCCCAGCCCCAGGGCGGCGACGACGGCACCGACGACCGGGAGCGCCCGTGGGCCGCCTCGCCTCGTGCTGCTGCGGGGGGTCATCGTCGTCCTGGTCCCTTCGTCGCCGGCTCGTGCTCGGTACGGAAGGGTACGGCGCCCACGCGGCCGCGGGGTCCGTCCGCCAGGGCGGCGGCCGCGGCCGCCGTCGAGCCCGGCTCCGGGGCGGGAGCGGCCGGGTCGGTGGCCGCGACGACGACCGGCTTCTCCGGGGCGGGGAGCACGGTGCTGACCAGGCTGCGCACCCAGTCGACGAGCTCCGCGTCGCCCACGGGGCCGCCGATCGGGCGCCCGGCCATCGGGGCGGTCGGCAGCGGGACGAGGACCGTGCCCAGCGACGGCTTGACGACCGTCTTCGGGTAGAGCCGCTCCAGCCGCAGCCGCGCGGACTCGGCCAGGTCGACCGGGGCCAGGCGGAGGAACTTGCCCTGGACGCTGACGTCCTTGAGGCCGTAGCCGCGCAGGAACACCCGCAGCCGGGCGATGCCGAGCAGGGACCGGACCTGCGACGGCAGCTGCCCGTCGGGGGCGGCGCCGAACCGGTCGCGCAGGTCCTCCGCGACGGCGTCCACCGCCGCGTCGTCCGTCGCGGCGGCCAGGCGGCGGTAGGCCTCCAGGCGCAGCCGCTCGGCCGGCACATAGTCGTGGGGCAGGTAGGCGTCGACCGGCAGGTCGAGCGTGGTGTCGACCGGGTCCGGTTCGCCGTCCCCGTCGATGCCGCGCCGGTAGTCGGTGACGGCCTCGGCGACCATCCGCAGGTACAGGTCGAAGCCGACGCCCTCGATGTGGCCGGACTGCTCGCCGCCGAGCAGGTTGCCGGCGCCGCGGATCTCCAGGTCCTTCATGGCGACCTGCATGCCGGCGCCGAGCTCGGTGTTGGCGGCGATCGTCGACAGCCGGTCGTGCGCGGTGTCGGTGAGCGTCGCGCCCGGGCTCCACATGAAGTAGGCGTAGGCCCGCTCCCGGCCGCGGCCGACCCGCCCGCGCAGCTGGTGCAGCTGGCTGAGGCCGAACGTGTCGGCCCGGTCGAGGATCAGCGTGTTGGCGTTGGCGATGTCCAGGCCCGTCTCGACGATCGTCGTGCAGACGAGCACGTCGAAGCGCCGCTCCCAGAAGTCGACGACCGTCTGCTCGAGCTCGGTCTCGTGCATCTGGCCGTGCGCGATCCGGATCCGCGCCTCGGGGACGAGCGACTGCAGGTGCGCCGCGGTCCGCTCGATGTCGCTCACCCGGTTGTGGACGAAGAACACCTGGCCCTCGCGCAGCAGCTCGCGGCGGATCGCGGCCCCGACCTGGCGCTCGTCGTACGGGCCGACGTAGGTGAGGATCGGGTGGCGCTCCTCCGGCGGGGTGGCCAGCGTCGACATCTCGCGGATGCCCGTGACCGCCATCTCCAGGGTGCGCGGGATCGGCGTGGCGGACATCGCCAGCACGTCGACGTTGGTCCGCAGCTTCTTCAGCTGCTCCTTGTGCTCGACGCCGAAGCGCTGCTCCTCGTCGATGACGACGAGGCCCAGGTCGGAGAAGCGCATGTCCTTGCCCAGCAGGCGGTGGGTGCCGATGACGACGTCGACGCTGCCGTCCGCGACGCCCTCGCGCGCGCTGCGAGCCTCGGCCTCGCTGGAGAACCGGGACAGCGCCCGCACGACCACCGGGTAGCCGGCGAAGCGCTCGGAGAACGTCGACAGGTGCTGCTGGACGAGCAGCGTCGTCGGCACGAGGACCGCCACCTGCTTGCCGTCCATGACGGCCTTGAAGGCCGCGCGCAGGGCGATCTCGGTCTTGCCGTAGCCGACGTCGCCGCAGATGAGCCGGTCCATGGGGACCGGCTTCTCCATGTCGGCCTTGACCTCGTCGATGCTCGCGAGCTGGTCGGGCGTCTCCGCGTAGGGGAAGGCGTCCTCGAGCTCGCGCTGCCACACGGTGTCCGGGGCGAAGGCGTGCCCGACGCTGGCCATCCGGGCGCTGTAGAGCTGGATGAGCTCGCCGGCGATCTGCTTGACCGCCTTGCGGGCGCGCCCCTTGGCCTTGGCCCAGTCCGAGCCGCCCATCTTCGACAGCGCCGGTCCCTCGCCGCCGACGTAGCGGCTCACGAGGTCCAGCGCGTCGGTGGGCACGTACACCCTGTCGCCCGGCTGGTTCCGCTTGCTCGGGGCGTACTCCAGGACCAGGTACTCCCGGGTGGCGCCCTGGACCACGCGCTGCGTCATCTCCACGAACCGGCCGATGCCGTGGGTCTCGTGGACGACGTGGTCGCCGGGCTTGAGGGTGAGCGGGTCGACGACCTGGCGCCGCTTGGACGGCATCTTCCGCATGTCCTTGGTGGACGTGCGCTGCCCCGCCAGGTCGGCCTCGGTGAGCAGGGCCGCCCGCAGGTCCTCGTGGACGAAGCCGTGGAGCACCCCGCCGCACGTGACGTGGACGACGCCCGGCTCGGGGGCCGCGTCGAGGGAGTCGACCAGGCGCGCGGGCACGTCGGCCTTGGCCAGCACCTGGACGAGGTGCTGGGCGGGGCCGTGGCCCTCGGTGACGACGACGAGGCGCCAGCCGTCGGCGACGTGGGCCGCCAGGTCGCGCGAGGCCTCGGCCAGGTCGCCGCGGTAGCCGTTGACCGGGCGGGCGTCGACGGTGACCAGGCGGGCGGACCGGGCGTCGCGGAGCTCGGCGTCGGCGGTGAGGGTCCCCGCGGTCCACCAGTCCAGGCCCAGGTCCTCGGCGAGCTCGTGCAGGTCCGGCAGGGTGCGGAACATGCCGCCCTGCAGGCCGTCGGCCTCGATGTCGACCGGCGTGACGTTGCCGGCGGCCGCGTTGGACCAGGCGGCCTCGAGGAACTCCTTGCCTGTGTCGAGCAGGTCCTGCGCGCGGCTGTCGACGCGCGCAGGCTCGACGGTGACGACGAGGGCGCCCTCGGGCAGCTCGTGCAGCAGCGTGGTCATCCGGTCGACGAGGACGGGGATGAACGCCTCCATGCCCTCGACCGCGGAGCCCTCCGCGACCTTGGTGAGCAGCTCGGCGGCACCGGGGTAGGCGTCCAGCAGGCCGGCCGCCCGCTCGCGGACGGCGTCGGTGAGCAGCAGCTCGCGGCAGGGCGGGGCCAGCAGCTCCTCCACCGTGCCGAGGCTGCGCTGGTCGGCGACGGCGAACTCGCGCAGCTCGTCGACCTCGTCGCCGAAGAACTCGACGCGGACGGGGTGGGCGGCCGTCGGGGGGAACACGTCGACGATGCCGCCGCGCACGGCGAACTCGCCACGCCGCTCGACCATGTCCACGCGGTGGTAGGCGGCGTCGGCGAGGCCGCGGACGACGTCCGCGAGGTCGACCCGGTCACCGGCGCGCAGGTGCGTCTCGGCCAGGTCGCCCAGGCCGACGGCGAAGGGCTGCATCACCGAGCGGACGGGGGCGACCACCACGCGCAGCGGCGCCTCGCCGGGACGGTCGTCCGGGTGGGCCAGGCGCCGCAGCACCTGCAGCCGCTCTGCGACGGTGTCGCTGCGGGGGCTGAGGCGCTCGTGGGGCAGCGTCTCCCAGGCGGGGAAGCCGGCGACGGCACCCTCGGGCAGGAAGCTGCGCAGCCCCGCAACGGTGTCGTCGGCCTCGCGCGCGGTCGCGGTGACCACGAGCAGGGGACGGCGGCCGGCCAGGGCGGCGAGCAGGGGCGGTCGCAGCCCCTCGGAGCAGACGACGTCCACGGCACCGGTGTCGGCGGCGGAGGGGTCGGCGAGGTCGACGAGGGTGGAGACGGCCGGGTCCTCGGAGAGGACGGGCAGCAGGCCGGTGAGGGTCATGGCTCCTGGCAGGTGCTGGGGGTGGTCGACCGGGTGCGGGCGAGGCTCCCAGGATAGGCGCCGGGACCGACGGCGGCGCCGGGCCGGGTGCCCCTCGGGACCGCCGGCCTGTCCGCCACGGCCACGCCACCCCTCGCGAGTCACTGCGCGTGCGGCACGATTGACGCTGCGTGTCGCACCGCGCCTGAGCAGGCGTCACGCTGGGTCGGGATGAGGCGGAACGGTGCTCATCTGTCCCCCCCTGGTTGCACACTTGGTGAGCGGGCCCCCCCGCCCCGCAGACCCCAGCAGATGTGAGAGTCACGATGCGTCGACCCCGCACGCCCGGCACCCTGTCCCGCTCCTTCGCCGCGCTCGTCCTGGCCGTCACCGGCTCGCTGGCCGCGGGCGGCCTCGTCGCCGCCCCCGCCATGGCCGCGTCGCCCGTGGACGGGCTCACCCCGCAGACCGCGGCCGCGTCCTGCTGGGAGGTCAAGCAGCTGCAGCCGTCGGCACCCGACGGCCGCTACTGGCTGCTCACCCCCGCGCTGCAGGTCCCGCAGCAGTTCCAGTGCGACATGACCACCGACGGCGGCGGCTGGGTGCTCGTCGGGCGCGGGCGCGAGGACTGGACGAGCCAGTACCAGGGCCGTGGCACGACCGCCGAGGTCTCCGACGTGGTGACCGGCCCGGAGGCCTTCCCGGTCCGCCAGCTGTCGTCCGAGGTCGTCGACGCCCTGCTCGGCGGGGGCCGGGTGGACGCCCTCACGGAGGGCGTGCGGCTGCGCCGCGCCAAGGACGTCGGGGGCACGTCCTGGCAGGAGACCCGCGTGAAGCTGAGCAAGCGCGACCGGTGGGTGTGGACCCTCGGCGCCGAGCACGGCGTGGGCACGTGGTCCTTCGACGGCGTCGCCGGCTCCAAGGGCCAGACCAACAACTTCGGCGCCGACACCGTGTACCGCCGGGTGGACACCCGTGAGCTCGAGGCCCGGGGCTATGTCTGGGGCTTCGCCTACGGCGCCGGCGTCACCGGCAGCACGAGCGCCACCTCGCACCTGTGGAGCGTCACCGAGGGCGGCACGGCGGCCATGCCCTTCACCCAGGTGTGGCTGCGGCCCCGCCTCACCCAGGCCTCGCTCGGCTGGACCGCGGTGCCCGACAGCGGCACCCCCGCCTCCACCGTGAAGGCGATGCTGTCCAACTACGCCGAGCCCCAGGCGTGGGGCGTCACCGGCCTGGCCAACGGCCGCTCCGGCGAGCTCAACGTCGAGGTCCAGGGCTTCGCCCAGGTCGGCCGCACCGTCTACGTCGGCGGCAACTTCCGCTACGTCCAGAAGGGCTCCGCCGGCACCGAGCGCACCGAGCAGCCGTACCTCGCGGGCTTCGACGTCCAGACCGGCGAGTGGGTGTCGACCTTCCGGCCCCGCCTCAACGGCCAGGTCCTGGCCCTGGCCGCGCTCCCCGACGGCCGGCTGGTCGTCGGCGGCGAGTTCACGCAGGCCAACGGCGCCCCCGCCCCCGCCCTGGTCGGGCTGGACCCGGTGACCGGCGCCACCGACACCACCTGGCGCACCACGGTCGAGAACCGGATCTCCGGCGCGGTCGTCCAGGTCACGTCCCTCGACGTCGAGGGCCCGTGGCTCTATGCCGCGGGGGCCTTCACCCACGTCGGCGGCGGCACGCGCACCACCCCGGTGTACGCCCGCGGCGCGGCCCGCATCGCGACGACCACGGGGACCCCCGACGTCTGGAACCCCGCGTTCAACGGGACCGTCTCCGACATCTACGCCAGCCCGCAGGGCGACCGGCTCTACGCCGCCGGGTACTTCACGATGTCCAACGGCCGGGTCTCCAACAAGGCCGCCGCCGTCGGCACCACGCCCGACGCCGCGCTGGCCCTGGAGTGGAGCCCCGCGTACAGCACCGCCGACCGCTCCGGCTACCAGCAGGCCATCACCGAGGCGGCCGGCCGGGTGTGGCTGGGCGGCTCCGAGCACAGCTTCTTCAGCTTCGACCGGTCCACCTTCACCCGGCTGAGCGGCAACATCACCAAGAACGGCGGCGACTTCCAGGTCGCCGAGGTCGTCGGCGACGTCGTCTACGCCGGCTGCCACTGCAACGAGTGGTCGTACTCCGACGCCTACACGTGGAGCAACGTCGGCACCTCCTGGACGCAGGCCGACAAGATCGGCTTCACCGGCGCCTGGGACACCGCCACCGGCCGCACCATCCCGCAGTACAACCCCGTCATGCGCGCCCGCGCCGGGCACGGCCCGTGGGCGATGTTCGAGGACTCCACCGGCCTCACCTGGCAGGGCGGCGACTTCGTCAGCGCCGAGCGCGCACCCGGTCGCAACCAGTGGGTGGGCGGCTTCGTCCGCCAGGCCCAGCGCGACGCGGTCGCCCCGGCGACCCCCGCCTCGGCCGGCTCCGCCGCGGCCACCGCCACGACGTCCCTGCTGTCCTGGCAGCCCTCCGCCGGCGCGACCGGCTACGAGG
This genomic stretch from Aquipuribacter hungaricus harbors:
- a CDS encoding fibrinogen-like YCDxxxxGGGW domain-containing protein, whose amino-acid sequence is MRRPRTPGTLSRSFAALVLAVTGSLAAGGLVAAPAMAASPVDGLTPQTAAASCWEVKQLQPSAPDGRYWLLTPALQVPQQFQCDMTTDGGGWVLVGRGREDWTSQYQGRGTTAEVSDVVTGPEAFPVRQLSSEVVDALLGGGRVDALTEGVRLRRAKDVGGTSWQETRVKLSKRDRWVWTLGAEHGVGTWSFDGVAGSKGQTNNFGADTVYRRVDTRELEARGYVWGFAYGAGVTGSTSATSHLWSVTEGGTAAMPFTQVWLRPRLTQASLGWTAVPDSGTPASTVKAMLSNYAEPQAWGVTGLANGRSGELNVEVQGFAQVGRTVYVGGNFRYVQKGSAGTERTEQPYLAGFDVQTGEWVSTFRPRLNGQVLALAALPDGRLVVGGEFTQANGAPAPALVGLDPVTGATDTTWRTTVENRISGAVVQVTSLDVEGPWLYAAGAFTHVGGGTRTTPVYARGAARIATTTGTPDVWNPAFNGTVSDIYASPQGDRLYAAGYFTMSNGRVSNKAAAVGTTPDAALALEWSPAYSTADRSGYQQAITEAAGRVWLGGSEHSFFSFDRSTFTRLSGNITKNGGDFQVAEVVGDVVYAGCHCNEWSYSDAYTWSNVGTSWTQADKIGFTGAWDTATGRTIPQYNPVMRARAGHGPWAMFEDSTGLTWQGGDFVSAERAPGRNQWVGGFVRQAQRDAVAPATPASAGSAAATATTSLLSWQPSAGATGYEVIHQDRVVAATASTSYEVPTPATGSERWFVRAVDAEGNRSASTPVVTVRAGELPPPPPAATAVVVPLGSTWSWAFDGVDRGTAWREPGYDASAWAAGPGRIGFNIGGEATLIPVSGTGAKPMTAYYVRTFELPESASRYGSLSLDLARDDGAVVYVNGVEVVRDNMPAGPIAYSTGASTTVSTTYAARTPVSFTVPATALRDGTNTVAVEVHQNQPYGNDMSFDLRLTVRPPA
- the mfd gene encoding transcription-repair coupling factor, coding for MTLTGLLPVLSEDPAVSTLVDLADPSAADTGAVDVVCSEGLRPPLLAALAGRRPLLVVTATAREADDTVAGLRSFLPEGAVAGFPAWETLPHERLSPRSDTVAERLQVLRRLAHPDDRPGEAPLRVVVAPVRSVMQPFAVGLGDLAETHLRAGDRVDLADVVRGLADAAYHRVDMVERRGEFAVRGGIVDVFPPTAAHPVRVEFFGDEVDELREFAVADQRSLGTVEELLAPPCRELLLTDAVRERAAGLLDAYPGAAELLTKVAEGSAVEGMEAFIPVLVDRMTTLLHELPEGALVVTVEPARVDSRAQDLLDTGKEFLEAAWSNAAAGNVTPVDIEADGLQGGMFRTLPDLHELAEDLGLDWWTAGTLTADAELRDARSARLVTVDARPVNGYRGDLAEASRDLAAHVADGWRLVVVTEGHGPAQHLVQVLAKADVPARLVDSLDAAPEPGVVHVTCGGVLHGFVHEDLRAALLTEADLAGQRTSTKDMRKMPSKRRQVVDPLTLKPGDHVVHETHGIGRFVEMTQRVVQGATREYLVLEYAPSKRNQPGDRVYVPTDALDLVSRYVGGEGPALSKMGGSDWAKAKGRARKAVKQIAGELIQLYSARMASVGHAFAPDTVWQRELEDAFPYAETPDQLASIDEVKADMEKPVPMDRLICGDVGYGKTEIALRAAFKAVMDGKQVAVLVPTTLLVQQHLSTFSERFAGYPVVVRALSRFSSEAEARSAREGVADGSVDVVIGTHRLLGKDMRFSDLGLVVIDEEQRFGVEHKEQLKKLRTNVDVLAMSATPIPRTLEMAVTGIREMSTLATPPEERHPILTYVGPYDERQVGAAIRRELLREGQVFFVHNRVSDIERTAAHLQSLVPEARIRIAHGQMHETELEQTVVDFWERRFDVLVCTTIVETGLDIANANTLILDRADTFGLSQLHQLRGRVGRGRERAYAYFMWSPGATLTDTAHDRLSTIAANTELGAGMQVAMKDLEIRGAGNLLGGEQSGHIEGVGFDLYLRMVAEAVTDYRRGIDGDGEPDPVDTTLDLPVDAYLPHDYVPAERLRLEAYRRLAAATDDAAVDAVAEDLRDRFGAAPDGQLPSQVRSLLGIARLRVFLRGYGLKDVSVQGKFLRLAPVDLAESARLRLERLYPKTVVKPSLGTVLVPLPTAPMAGRPIGGPVGDAELVDWVRSLVSTVLPAPEKPVVVAATDPAAPAPEPGSTAAAAAALADGPRGRVGAVPFRTEHEPATKGPGRR
- a CDS encoding MazG family protein, with translation MSAEAPGAALLDVVAVMDRLRSPGGCPWDAEQTHESLTRYLVEETYEVLDAVEALDGTPAAEAELAEELGDVLLQVVFHARVAAGRGAFDVDDVARTLAAKLRRRHPHVFGDEQARTGEAVQARWDELKAQEKPARGPVDGIPRHLPALARADKLLQRLERAGLPVPAAPDGATTEQDRVGEELLAAVVRARAAGVDPGGGLRAR